The following proteins are co-located in the Heteronotia binoei isolate CCM8104 ecotype False Entrance Well chromosome 21, APGP_CSIRO_Hbin_v1, whole genome shotgun sequence genome:
- the SLC23A3 gene encoding solute carrier family 23 member 3 produces MTTQSILPYAYTGPNSLPWALSVLLALQHLLVQASFLCTFHLLFLATLPPSKLDGFQCWNELLARSFFACGISTALQCGLGTRLPLVQAPSFEFLIPAMVLTQHTAPIRQSKGNSTGALNEYSVLNCKNTRNWDWLLCEVSGAVLVSAVVQMALGVSGACGWIAKHCGPMVLAPSLAVIGLSAYRPAALLCSENWGIAMLLVLLSILLSQHLASCRLPLCQWSQAGGLSIRSRRPNLHMFSVLLPVSGIWLVCGILNPIPIPWDVLHPSTHHLTLNNSTLQSPWLQVPYPGEQGWPLLSTPSVAIGAAMGVAASINSIGCYLLCSKVLREPPAPQHACNRGICAEGLGSLLSAVLGGVSGTASSMPNVCASCLTQVTSFRSVWVSALACILLGLSPRLTGLLATIPLAVHGGMLCVSYSMAVGTGISYFQYTNIDSGRNIFIVGFTMFMGLLVPKWLFAAPESLATGCVPVDLFLLSLLMIPAFITGILSFFLENTVSGTLQERGLLSHFVSCKPETADNFLKQHNEKSAQRCKLPLVLRKQQLPSWCKGFPFCFLCPLEETKEEAVNSYHLEELHCSAGETTDLLLKPETMELEADSKQENLGNHKCVTILANKRTLCSDTSIV; encoded by the exons ATGACTACCCAAAGCATCCTTCCCTATGCTTACACTGGACCCAACTCTCTTCCCTGGGCCCTGAGTGTCCTGTTGGCATTGCAG CATCTCCTGGTCCAGGCCTCCTTTCTCTGCACCTTTCACTTGCTCTTCCTAGCCACGCTCCCTCCCAGTAAGCTGGATGGTTTTCAGTGTTGGAATGAACTTCTGGCCCGCAGCTTCTTTGCCTGTGGCATCTCTACAGCGTTACAATGTGGACTTGGTACTAG gttgccattggttcaaGCGCCATCTTTTGAGTTCCTTATCCCAGCCATGGTTCTGACCCAACATACGGCTCCCATTCGTCAGTCAAAAGGAAATA GCACTGGTGCCCTTAATGAATACTCTGTTCTAAACTGCAAAAATACAAGAAACTGGGACTGGTTACTCTGTGAG GTCTCTGGTGCTGTGTTGGTCTCAGCTGTAGTGCAAATGGCACTTGGAGTGTCAGGTGCCTGTGGCTGGATTGCCAAGCATTGTGGGCCAATGGTTCTGGCTCCAAGCCTCGCTGTCATTGGACTTTCAGCATACAGGCCTGCTGCTCTTCTCTGCTCTGAAAACTGGGGGATAGCCATGCT ACTTGTGTTGCTGAGTATTTTGCTATCACAGCACCTGGCTTCCTGTCGATTGCCCCTCTGCCAGTGGAGCCAGGCAGGGGGCCTCTCTATAAGATCACGTCGCCCAAATCTTCATATGTTCTCG GTTCTGTTGCCAGTCTCTGGAATCTGGCTTGTTTGTGGGATTCTGAATCCCATCCCAATTCCTTGGGATGTGTTGCATCCTTCCACGCATCATTTGACCCTCAACAACAGCACCCTGCAGTCCCCATGGCTCCAGGTGCCTTATCCAG GCGAACAGGGCTGGCCTCTACTTAGTACCCCTTCAGTAGCCATAGGTGCTGCAATGGGTGTTGCTGCAAGTATTAACTCTATAGGCTGCTATTTGCTTTGTAGCAAAGTTCTAAGGGAACCACCTGCACCTCAGCATGCATGCAACAGAGGGATCTGCGCTGAAGGCCTAGGCAGTCTCCTGTCTGCTGTGCTGGGGGGGGTGTCTGGAACAGCATCTAGCATGCCCAATGTTTGTGCCAGCTGTCTGACTCAG gttACCTCATTCCGCTCAGTGTGGGTTAGTGCTCTGGCGTGCATATTGTTGGGCTTATCTCCTCGGCTGACAGGACTTCTTGCCACCATTCCTCTGGCAGTTCATG GAGGAATGCTGTGTGTGTCATATAGCATGGCTGTAGGCACTGGCATCTCGTACTTCCAATACACGAACATTGACTCAGGAAGGAACATCTTCATTGTGGGCTTCACCATGTTCATGGGACTGCTGGTTCCGAAATGGCTCTTCGCTGCGCCAGAGTCCCTGGCCACAG GGTGTGTACCAGTAGacctcttcctcctttctttaCTGATGATTCCTGCATTTATAACTGGAATCCTGTCTTTCTTTTTAGAGAATACAGTCTCAG GTACCCTGCAAGAGCGTGGATTGCTCAGCCACTTTGTATCATGCAAACCAGAAACAGCAGATAATTTCCTGAAACAACACAATGAAAAGTCTGCACAAAGATGCAAGCTCCCCCTTGTCTTGAGAAAGCAACAGTTACCTTCATGGTGCAAGGGCTTCCCTTTCTGTTTTCTCTGTCCCCTGGAAGAAACAAAAGAGGAGGCTGTGAACAGTTATCACTTGGAAGAACTGCACTGTTCAGCAGGGGAAACCACAGATCTGCTACTGAAGCCTGAGACCATGGAGCTGGAGGCAGACagtaaacaagagaatttggggAACCATAAATGTGTAACTATATTAGCTAACAAGAGGACCCTTTGCTCAGATACAAGTATTGTATGA
- the CNPPD1 gene encoding protein CNPPD1: protein MDLDGLLLDEEGAFSLSGFQEFTFLPRHQQLSDRVRKRLYYGWDKESALDNLSSPVADIAVELLQKAAPSPIRKLQKKYVSHVSREACISPCSMMLALVYIERLRHRNPEYLQQISSSDLFLISMMVASKYLYDEGEEEEVFNDEWSAAGKVEVQTMNTLEMNFLHAIDWSLYTDPKELFEVLSWLEGRVAEKQGIQRGWFTYTDLCVLMEQTLWQQALGQFYQQVAKLACILGVVYLTGIAAVLASAAVVHHTLHVKRADPSELASGRPALASYLPLPSPVQHLDCNLALPNDSPSTKTENMTLHGEQQHEGNNGVMATALYIWSSVLTALSSAPPAPTHHSFCPHCSQSSLICGTANHTAFNNPSTQPTASGLAAHCTSCMCWGWHLPVPHNCKDWPEPMALQQCPSQAALELGRIKAFMFPS from the exons TTTCTTCCCAGGCATCAGCAGCTGAGTGATAGGGTGCGCAAGCGGCTTTACTATGGTTGGGATAAGGAAAGTGCCCTCGATAACCTCTCAAGCCCAGTTGCAG ATATTGCTGTCGAATTGCTCCAGAAAGCTGCTCCCAGTCCCATTCGcaagctccagaaaaaatatgtATCTCATGTCTCCCG AGAGGCTTGCATTTCTCCTTGCTCCATGATGTTGGCCCTGGTTTATATTGAGAGGCTTCGGCACCGTAATCCTGAATACCTGCAGCAGATCTCATCCTCTGACCTCTTCTTGATCTCCATG ATGGTTGCCAGTAAGTACTTGTATGatgaaggggaagaggaagaggtcTTTAACGATGAGTGGAGTGCTGCGGGCAAGGTGGAAGTACAGACCATGAACACACTGGAGATGAATTTCCTTCATGCCATT GATTGGAGCCTCTACACTGATCCAAAGGAACTTTTCGAAGTCCTCAGCTGGCTGGAGGGGCG TGTGGCTGAGAAGCAGGGCATCCAGCGTGGCTGGTTCACGTACACTGACCTGTGTGTTTTAATGGAGCAAACACTGTGGCAGCAGGCATTGGGTCAGTTCTATCAGCAGGTAGCCAAG CTGGCTTGTATTCTTGGCGTGGTGTACCTGACAGGTATTGCAGCTGTCCTTGCCTCTGCTGCTGTGGTGCACCATACTCTACATGTGAAGAGGGCTGATCCTTCTGAATTGGCAAGTGGTAGACCTGCCCTGGCATCTTACCTGCCTCTCCCATCTCCAGTTCAGCATCTGGATTGTAACTTGGCGCTACCTAATGACTCTCCATCCACCAAAACAGAGAATATGACCTTGCATGGTGAACAGCAGCACGAGGGGAACAACGGTGTCATGGCTACAGCACTCTACATCTGGAGCAGTGTCCTCACTGCTCTGTCTTCTGCACCACCAGCTCCTACCCATCACTCAttttgtccacactgcagtcagTCCAGCCTCATATGTGGGACAGCCAATCACACCGCTTTCAACAACCCTTCTACTCAGCCAACTGCTTCCGGACTTGCTGCCCACTGTACTAGCTGCATGTGTTGGGGCTGGCACCTTCCTGTGCCCCACAATTGCAAAGACTGGCCTGAACCCATGGCACTGCAGCAATGCCCCTCACAGGCTGCCTTGGAGCTTGGAAGGATCAAGGCCTTCATGTTCCCTAGTTAG